The sequence cggtatgggatgaccatagtcgattttaaaaagattggatataaagatgagccattcgttctagccaaggatgtgacacaagtgttctatgtgaaggacatgtcgagcaaaccgaagaaaaagtcggataagacgtctcaagcagacaaggctggaaatgagccgaaacggcacatagttcttccaggtaaaagaaaagttgttggagtcgagaatatttcggacaattcggaagattatgaccagattgatgaccttcctccattctcagttgacgttgaccccagcatcctcttatccaaagaggacacgCCTTACTTACGCCGTGATCACGTCCAAGGCACTTtcatcaaaaggaagattatcaatgttccagtagataatgatgatgagtaGTACTTTTATATAAATTGTATATTATATTTTCTCATTaagtgatgtaatgtaacgcaccgcgtcgtatttgtctcaattctcgatactattcatccaattaggacacaatatcatcttcaaataatattatatttttgcatggtataactattatttactttcactaattttgcattactaggagtgttgaaacattaaattacaaacaaataatcaagtaatttgcgaattgattacatcattgtatTGGCTATTACTGAAAAgacttttgaatatttttgcatggatcaatctgaaattttttcgatttattacaaataatagaagtatactaacatataaaccctataagctacacataattgataatagTAGCATATTTGTTAATTTACTTCAATTGCTATTGTTATTGTGTAGATATAATTACTATAATTATTGTGTAGCTAAAAAACTTAagatataaatttttgttttattattttaattattaagCCTATTATGAATAAATTTATGAATATTAAAAATTTATTGTAAATGGTAACTGGCGTGGCGAATTTACAATTCCCGCCAGATgggacacgttagtgccggctggtagttctagccggcactaatgtgagaacgttagtgccggctagaactaccagccggcactaatgtgtCCCATCTGACGTCAcgggggcacgttagtgccggctggtaataccagccggcactaaccgagCCACCCCCAACAAATTACTCCCTTCGCCGCCCAATTCAGATCGACGTTGCCCGCCGCCCCGACTTCTTCTTGCCTCCCCTGGCTCGctcgcccgcgtgcgccgccgcgttctTCCCCGGCCGTGCGTGGGTCCCCGGCCGGCGCTCGACCGTGGCCGCCCTCGAGGTCCTCCCCAGCCCGCCGTCCCTCCTCGTTGTCCCTAGGCCGGCCGCCCCcacgcctcgtcgtcgtcctcgccggcccggcccgcgccgccgcgtacctcggcgtcctcgcccggcccgcgccgccgcgcacctcggCGTCCTCGCCCGGTCCGTGGAGCCGCCCGTCGAGTCATCAACGCCAtcgcggccgcccggctgcccccacgccgccccggccccgacCACGCCGCCCCTGCTTCCACGCCGCCCCGGTACCTCTTACAGTTTTTTACCTTAATGTTATTTCCTTGTTCACTTCTTATGCCAAAATCTACTTTGATGCTATGGCCAGACATTTCTGTAAAAGTTTTAGGATCCGCATACATACAGCCAATACACCAAAATTTGCCTCAGAATACTAGTTTTGTTTTCAACGAACAACAAGTATAACCTGTTCTGGATTGTAAAATACTTCAACAAATGGATATTCATTCCTTTGCCTTGTGAGGCAAAACCCTGGATACTTTGGGCACTCGACCTGACAGCAGAGAAGAAGAATGTTCACTGCCTATTTTGGAAGCAAGCATAATTTGTATTGTGACCACAAGATCCAACATATATTTGGAGGAAACAAAAAGTTGATAGACTGGTTTGATAAGAAATGCAGCCTTATGAAAATATAAGTAATCACTCATTTCTACCTTAATCGAGCATGTGTAAGGAGTCGTGCTCCAGCTAAAAATTCTTATGAATGTTTCAGTCAATAAGTTACCTAATATCATGATAATTTTCGATCTGGAACCCTTGCTTGCGGGTTATGAAGGTTACGCATACCTGCCGCGACGTCCACTAGTTGCTAGCAACCCGCTTGATAAATTtgcgattctttcaggcatcaggatcgacgaagcctaaacggaaacgtggctccaagaggaagatggtaggatgtacgaccatcacggagatcaacgaagcaaccggcgagccactagctcctggtcaaattaagacaacatttgtaaatcaattgggatatcttgttagggaatccgtccccataaagtataagctttggaagagaaataaagtctctaatcgacctgaagatatcgtgccagattcagagaaagatttgttatggaaagaggtgtcgttgcacttcaactttcccccaggcaaagctgacaaaataaagggatgggcatttaagaagatggcaattcagttcgcctcattcaagaaaaaattggtggcaaactttgtcaacaagggcctcacaccagattttgataaagtctggaagaaacaacgagagtggtggaatgaattcgtggattacaagcacagtgctgacagcatggcagcctcgattcaaggcaaaatgaatgctagcaaaaagaaaaacttccatagacttgggcccggaggttataaggttgccattccgaaatgggaaagatggaaaataatttaattgtaaaaGGAATCGTACCACAAACCTTGAGTTGGCCTaaacgagcaaggtattacttctatgctcatggaggcacactagaccccgacactggaatatttgtgactagcgacgtactaagagaggctgcccaaagactcgaggaCGCAACGAGGCGTACcgaagaaggaaccttccagcccaacagagagaatgacgagctgacttacgctcttgggaatgcggaacacactggacggacccgaggtgtgggcgtagttccatggaaatatggcttttccggagatctcgaaacctaccgaagccgatgcagaagcaaggcagtagtggctgagaagattcatagcctagaaaaccggataatgtcacttgaggcagcagttgggcaacgctcggacaaaccagctgccaatgtggagatcagcccctcttctcagcgtcgtagcagtgttgcttccacggagcaccctaatttgggtgccgacaggccgagggaccccattgacgacatcaccgttaggacccaatgtgagcttctggttctttatgggaaaaagcttaaagtttgtgctgagggttatgcggaagtccaagaacagggcgggacaatacattgccagccgattcctgaaggattcgccagagtctttgttgaccgaattactgaagaacgctgggaagacatggacctcccgatccctataagtcctgaagaaacagaactacaacatgccgtacacacatggatcgcgtggccaaagcgcgacataagattggtgcaagcagacacagattccgctcggtgctcaagggaaagatcaccaacgccagctgataggaatcctagtgttggcccaccttctccaccgcctgcacgggaccccagcatagatccgccatcaccagccgcacaaagcgagccaattctggcatcatcaccagccgcacaacagaatcagagtcagcgacagaagtcatacacggtaccttcggtccagccatctcataagcagcaaagaaagaagaaaaagaaggcgccagaagaggaagaggcagaagaatcgtttcaaaccttcttgctgaagcgcaagctactgagggaggctgcgaacaagaagccagaaatagatccggttgcaaaggcacactttgtgaaacacttcattaaagatcccaccaaggagaaagaaagagagtcggattatgatcggcagatcagaaagtgctacagcaaccccaagaatcgcctgattaatgcaaagaccgttccccagctcggagagcagtccaaacaatcgatccctccgttgatagtgccgcATGAAGActgtcccgatgaatcaagagatccgttgaccatggctgggatgatattgcaaactgatctaacaagtgctcaattgcttggggaggccctacagaatgcccgcggcaggaaaaagtttgtacttggtgaacctttgatatggccagagttgctaccattcctaccaacgagaatggccgagttacacaaatggtatgccgtgcaatctaaagctagtaaattagagatgttcccagctcggattaaagatgagcatttctggcggggggcagatgatgtatatatcgagtttgcatcactctacgatttataccatcaagatgcccttcacaagtccctcgtcagtgtatggtgcatgtaagtattgtctctcatttcattattttagccttgagTGTTGATTGatccccgtttttcttgtgtcccgtaggtcaaaaattcaaatttgccgaaagaagaactttcataacgtcgggttcttcgaccccgatattatacacgagaaatcgCTAGCGCTAAATTCTGGagacatagtcaatgttatatacagggggttgcgtaaaaatagcatgtgtcccttcattctcttgccatacaaccatcagtgagtcgttctttgttagacttttttttcaatcccttcgtattaataataccatttaataactattataatcaacattaattggttatgcgtatgtatatgcacagctttcattggatattgctttgtattcggattgaggagcacaaggtcttggtgtacgactcgttaaggcaagataaatcaaagtaccaagatatcatcgaggtggtaaatactgcatggagtcgctacctccacaaacacataggcttgcccataggtgaaatcgagcctcttcattgggtgactgattttccggtatgaatatactctcgctactaatgtcattcgcaataaaacatcaaaaaaattctatatcgtaacccacatttgtccatagtgttggagacagggccaaggaaacaacttatgtggatactacgtatgcgagtggatcaactcttttgcaagtgaaaaagggcaaatgacagtggaggcattcaatgtacgtgagcacaatcacatctgctcattattttaattcattattttttattctcatgtttttatcgaaaaatgtgacagcgttggcggatgaaagaactcattgaaatcgctcggatcagggcaattcaagaagctatatgtggatttctactcgatgaagtcataaatcctaagggcgaatttcatggcgatctccgtctaagcgtcgcccaagaagatccgacgacgaggaagctgatacgttattatagttgatgtaatatctcatgtacttttgaactcctaagtgttccatacatgacatataatatatatatataaatatataatttaagtgtaatatgctgttctaataatactgtgcaatgcaaagagtacgactatgtagtcacatacgctagaaatacgcatagccatacgtataaaaacgaaaagaaaagaaacataaagaagaaaaaacatttagtgccggctagttatatcagccggcactaaccttgctgtcagaactcgggcgggggcgggcacgttagtgccggctggtattacggaccggcactaacatacgcacgttagtgccggtcagagtagccggcactaacgtctgtcacgttagtgccggccatttagtgccggccacagggaccggcactaagccgtcctgtgaccggcactaatgtgCCTTTCTCCAACAGTGTGCCATTCTTGTGCTCATGGCCGCCAAATTCTGCAATTGTCGTGCCGCTTTCGAAATACAGAAATATACCACCGGTTTTGGACTCCACGACGTGCCAAAGTTGCCTTTCGTGTTTCCGTCTCGAGGTTACGGAAAATCAGGGCGCTCCCGTGCGGGTGTTACGCCCACGATTTTGCcaaaacccaccggcggcgCGCCCTCCCCACGCCGCTGAATAAGCACGCtgtcggcggcggagcggcgccgtgCTGTCTCGCGGCATCACGCAGCTCTAGCGATCCGCCCCCCTGCccctataaatatatatacggGGCACCATTCCATACAGGGCGAGGTCAGCTCGATCAGACACCCATCCCACTAGCAAGCTTACTAGCTTAGCTAGCATCGATAGCTCACATAGCCACATGTCGTCGTCGTCCTACTCCTATTCCAAGGCCAGCAATGGTGGTGAGCCGCAGCTGGTCTGCGTCACCGGAGCAGGCGGCTTCATCGGGTCGTGGGTCGTGAAGGAGCTCCTCCTGCGCGGGTACCGTGTCAGGGGAACTGCAAGGGACCCTGGTGAGTGAAGTCTCTTCAATTTCTAGCTACGTAGTTTCTACCATTACAAATTTATAATAACGCTACTCATTTCTGTCCCTGAACGTTTGCATCTACACAGCTGACAGCAAGAACGCGCACTTGCTTGCGCTGGAGGGGGCCAGGGAGAGGCTCACCCTCTGCCGCGCCGACGTCCTGGACTACGAGTCCCTCCGTGCGGCGTTCACCGGCTGCCATGGCGTCCTCCACGTCGCCTCCCCGGTGTCCAACAACCCTGTTAGTTTTTCTGTTCTCACTAACCCTCTACTACTACTAGCTACAGCATCGCATCGATCGTTCACGCCCGTGTATGCTTACGTATACGGTCTGATGACTTGCAGGAGCTCGTGACGGTGGCCGTGGATGGCACCAGGAACGCGATCAACGCCGCGGCGGACGAGGGTGTTCGCCGCGTGGTCTTCACCTCCTCGTACGGCGCCGTGCACATGGACCCCAACCGGAGCCCCGACGCCGTCCTCGACGAGACCTGCTGGAGCGACTACGAATTCTGCGAGCAGACAAACGtacctctctccttcctctgatTTGTGACTCATCCATCGTTTCAGTCTCAGATCTTATTCATCGTCCGTGCTCGTGGCGAAATCAACGCGCAGAACCCGTACTGCTGCGCCAAGATGATGGCGGAGATCACGGCgatggagacggcggcggcgcgcgggctgccgctggcggtggtggtgccgAGCGTCACGACGGGCCCGCTGCTGCAGCAGGCTCTCAACGTCAGCAGCAACCACGTGGCGCGCTACCTCATGGGCACCAAGAGGACCTACCccaacgccgtcgccgcctacGTCGACGTCCGCGAcgtcgcgcgcgcgcacgtCCTGGCCTACGAGCGCCCCGACGCGCGCGGCCGCTACCTCTGCATCGGCACCGTGCTCCACCGCGCCCAGCTCATCGCCGTGCTCCGGGAGCTCTTCCCGCAGTACCCCGTCACGGCCAAGTAAGCTTCGATTCTGTGATGTTGCCAGGCAATCGATCCGTGGCGTGCTAGCTGCGTGCCAGCGTGGATGCGTTGTCGCTGACTTGTGAAAATCTCGTACGTGTGTTGGTGTATAGGTGTGAAGACGACGGCAAGCCGATGGCGAAGCCGTACAAGTTTTCCAACCAGAGGGCCAGGGAGTTGGGCTTGGAGTTCACTCCGCTGAAGAAAAGTTTGTACGAGGCTGTGGTGTGCATGCAGCAGAAGGGGCACCTTCCAGTCATCAGCCAGCAGCAGCACTCGTACTTGTAAACCAAGGCATGCGCGCGCTGAGTTTGCCACTAATTAAAATAAAACAGCGCAAACAGAAACAAAAAAGGGAAGCAAAGAGAGGTCATATAAGGACTTTGGAGATGTAGTATGCCATTTCCCCCATTTCCACCAGTGTAGTTaccttataaaaaaataaaaaaaaatacgaGTGTATATTATTAAGCATATCTTTTCATATCATATTACATGTAAAACTGTTATTGTGACGAATAACACTTGTTGAGTACGCATTCGATGATCCAACACAAATCTCATTTGCACAAGGCATCAGTGCATGCCAAACTTGAAAATAGGCTTTGTTTTGGGCCAGCAAAGCACAGGCCGGAGTATATTTCAAGTTCGGCCTCGGCTGCAATGCCCTCACAGCGTGCCTGCGCCTCGAGGCTCACTCCTCCGTTCGCAGAACACTGCAGGCTTCGGCGTAGGGCTGCGCCCTCCGGTCCACCGCCCTAGCACGCGCATCGCCCTCCACTATGGCTGGGCAAAAAAACTGAAAACCAAAAAACCGAACCGAAATAACTACCGAAATAACTGAGTATCGAATGGCCACCTATACCCTTCATCGCGCTCCCTGTCTTGATCACGATTcacggccggcggccggggcctgACGCAACGCGGCTTAAGCCTGGGCATTTTTTAACCGAAAACACcgaccgaaccgaaccgaatcgAATTGTCGGTTTTTCAGTTTTTCTGGTTTGGCTtcggtttgcatttttatgaagTTCGATGGTCGTGTTCGGGTTCGATTTTGACCCTGCACGAACCGAAAACCCGAATTACCGAAGACATATGTGTGCAGAGGCAACAAACTCTGACAGCCCAAAATCCCAACCCAACCGACTGCAGCCCACCTTGGCCCATGAAACAGGTGCAATACATATTCACGGTCTCCAAATGTAAACCAGCACACTATCTCAGGAAGTGTTAGCAGTCGCGAGAGTTCTTCCAGCTACAGTAGAGAGGCGACTTCCAGGCGATTCATGGATCTCCTCCACCGAGGCACGCGCAGAGCGAGCTCTTCGACGCCGTGCGGCCCCGTTGGGTGAGCTCTGCGGTGGGGCGTGCCTCCCCACGGAGTAAGCCCAGCGGCGGTGCGTGGCTCCTGGTGGAGGAAGCTCGGCTCGAGCGTCTTCTGCATgggtcggcggcggctaggCGGGGTCCATTTGGGCCTTGGCCGGTGGTGCCTCGCGGTGCTTGAGGGCGAGCTCTGCGGCGTCGTCTCTGGTGAGAGGATTGTTTATACCTATGTTTGTAGGTTTAGCTGTTACAAGTATTTATCTACGCTTAGTGTGTAGATCTACTGTTACCAAAGGGTTGGTTTACCTCTCGGTGAGCCATGTGCCGGGAGTCTTTTGTCTCCTCTGGATTTTTTTTGGTGTTGTCTATATTGGCGGTGGTTGGGGTCTGCTGCCGGTCGTTGTCTGCGTGGAGCATGATGAGGGCGTCATTTGCGGAGGATTCATCACCGGCGATGatttctcccttccttgctctgccacacaggcacgagcacaccaaacggcaaatcacacagaaatgccatccatcccgtctaaactcatctttcaaaattccacatttctcccttcccacacacactcacattttcttaataaaacaagttgtattgtgtatgaggtcctaagcattctagctgtgattaacgtccaaacaacacattcagacattaatctaggtggtcaaggaatggttataacaaatcaaggggtggctatccaaccatgttttcagcaggcaaaatatatgcaattttataaaacagccCAAtatgttgtgtttataaaaactaggacaaaacatgcatcaaaggccggattgaacttgccgtcttcaaatccTTCCAGGGTTCCTGATCGAAgtgctgtccttcgggctcggggtcacgGAACTGGTCCTGGTTCACTGGCTCACAATACTGCTCATCGACGGGTtttccctcgttcacaccgtgatctacgacgcacacaaacaaacacacaatcaagaaaaagaaataaaagctttatcgttgagctcgaataggaaacaattaagatgtggagatagaagtaatatttttaggcagtttcctaatggcatgaccaaaactatgttaggattggtgtggtaaagtttcaggttgaTCGGGGATCATTGggcgcataaaatgataggttagAGAGGGATTTAGGGTTAAATCGGGACtcaagggcctatttgtaattatctTTGAAAGTGGTGGGTCTTGAtcgtaatttctagaaatatctgGGATATACTGAAAATGTATAGGGGtttatttaaaattaattatatatgGTGGGAGGGTTTGTTTGCAAAAGGAAAAACATGAAGGGTCTT comes from Panicum virgatum strain AP13 chromosome 4K, P.virgatum_v5, whole genome shotgun sequence and encodes:
- the LOC120702575 gene encoding cinnamoyl-CoA reductase 1-like yields the protein MSSSSYSYSKASNGGEPQLVCVTGAGGFIGSWVVKELLLRGYRVRGTARDPADSKNAHLLALEGARERLTLCRADVLDYESLRAAFTGCHGVLHVASPVSNNPELVTVAVDGTRNAINAAADEGVRRVVFTSSYGAVHMDPNRSPDAVLDETCWSDYEFCEQTNNPYCCAKMMAEITAMETAAARGLPLAVVVPSVTTGPLLQQALNVSSNHVARYLMGTKRTYPNAVAAYVDVRDVARAHVLAYERPDARGRYLCIGTVLHRAQLIAVLRELFPQYPVTAKCEDDGKPMAKPYKFSNQRARELGLEFTPLKKSLYEAVVCMQQKGHLPVISQQQHSYL